A window of the Gossypium hirsutum isolate 1008001.06 chromosome A03, Gossypium_hirsutum_v2.1, whole genome shotgun sequence genome harbors these coding sequences:
- the LOC107887989 gene encoding protein SODIUM POTASSIUM ROOT DEFECTIVE 2, producing the protein MKGMDIFCASQASTAICSSLDHRSMVRRGHRPLDRQRSKPYAPIVPGLPHHEKSRKSSAKPSDVRRKSSADIHDLNSPPGSSRYLLSDTPFVDWLSDSDHVSPAVPSRGVSTEDSLALKSSSSARSQDQVVVLRVSIHCKGCEGKVRKHISKMEGVTSFSIDLATKKVTVIGDVTPSNVLASVSRVKNAQFWPSATVAAAPPLLKTPLQIKNKKQD; encoded by the exons ATGAAAGGAATGGATATTTTCTGTGCATCTCAAGCTTCAACAGCCATCTGCTCTAGCTTGGACCATCGTTCCATGGTCCGTCGAGGCCACAGACCACTCGACCGGCAACGTTCGAAGCCTTATGCACCTATAGTTCCAGGGCTGCCTCACCATGAAAAGAGTAGAAAGAGCTCTGCTAAGCCGAGTGATGTACGTCGAAAAAGCTCAGCTGATATTCATGATCTCAACAGTCCTCCTGGTTCCTCTAGGTATCTCCTAAGTGATACACCCTTTGTAGATTGGTTATCAGACTCCGATCACGTCTCACCGGCGGTTCCGTCTCGTGGTGTAAGCACCGAAGATTCTCTGGCTTTAAAATCATCTTCGTCGGCTCGGTCTCAGGACCAG GTAGTGGTGTTGAGGGTGTCAATCCATTGCAAAGGATGTGAAGGAAAAGTAAGAAAACATATTTCAAAAATGGAAG GAGTGACATCCTTCAGTATAGATTTGGCCACAAAGAAAGTGACAGTAATTGGTGATGTAACTCCCTCAAATGTGCTAGCAAGCGTTTCCAGGGTAAAAAATGCACAGTTCTGGCCATCTGCAACTGTAGCAGCAGCACCTCCATTGCTCAAAACTCCATTGCAGATAAAAAACAAAAAGCAGGACTAG
- the LOC107887530 gene encoding dirigent protein 24, whose translation MVKELRFKGTLHLLLLAITMKYYVNGTRVLHHDDTHTLPPLPTPIANTTPVIGPAMEPSSNPMQANTSDHRPTLSFYMHDIFGGSTPSVRVVAGVIAIAKRPTPSQANEIPFSKKRNGIITNKGIPLPSQATLQRLLFGAVIVIDDELTQGREYGSSIMGKAQGFYVASSTDGSSHTMAFTAMFHDEDDHDKDDAISFFGVHRTAAVESPIAIVGGTGKYENAQGYAVVETLHNTNQYTVDGVDTLLQFSVFITRY comes from the coding sequence ATGGTGAAAGAGCTACGATTTAAGGGCACATTGCACCTATTGCTCTTAGCCATCACCATGAAATACTATGTCAATGGAACAAGAGTTCTTCATCATGATGATACACATACACTCCCACCTCTTCCGACACCCATAGCTAACACCACACCCGTAATCGGTCCCGCCATGGAACCCTCGTCGAACCCCATGCAGGCTAACACAAGCGATCATCGCCCCACGTTGTCATTCTACATGCATGATATATTTGGTGGCTCAACACCATCGGTAAGGGTTGTTGCTGGGGTGATTGCCATTGCCAAAAGGCCCACACCTAGCCAAGCCAATGAAATCCCTTTCTCCAAGAAACGCAATGGGATCATCACTAATAAAGGCATACCACTGCCATCACAAGCTACCTTACAAAGGCTCTTGTTTGGAGCTGTGATCGTGATAGATGATGAACTGACTCAAGGACGTGAATATGGGTCTTCCATAATGGGTAAAGCACAGGGGTTTTATGTGGCTAGTTCCACGGATGGTAGCAGTCATACGATGGCGTTCACTGCTATGTTTCATGATGAAGATGATCATGATAAAGATGATGCTATTAGTTTCTTTGGGGTGCACCGTACGGCTGCGGTTGAGTCTCCTATTGCTATTGTTGGTGGAACCGGAAAATATGAAAATGCTCAAGGGTATGCCGTCGTTGAGACCCTTCACAACACCAACCAGTACACCGTTGATGGTGTCGACACCCTTTTGCAGTTTAGTGTATTCATAACTCGGTActga
- the LOC107963928 gene encoding glutelin type-A 1, which produces MDLDLSPKLAKKVYGDDAGSYYAWCPDELPMLRQGNIGAAKLALEKNGFALPLYSDSSKVAYVLQGAGVAGIILPESEEKVIAIKKGDAIALPFGVITWWYNKEDTELVVLFMGDTSKGHKPGQFTDFFLTGANGIFTGFTTDFVKRAWDVDDDTATALIGNQKGKGIVKLDANFKMPEPKPDHRKGMALNCEEAPLDTDIKNAGNVVLLNTKNLPLVGQVGMGADLVRLEGNAMCSPGFSCDSALQVTYIVKGSGRLQVVGVDGKRVLETIVKAGNLLIVPRFFVVSKIADPDGLSWFSIITTPNPMFTHLAGSIGAWKAISPEVLQAAFKVPAETEKLFRSKRTNDAIFFPPPK; this is translated from the exons ATGGATCTTGATCTTTCTCCAAAGCTGGCAAAGAAAGTGTACGGTGACGATGCTGGAAGCTACTACGCATGGTGCCCCGATGAACTTCCTATGTTGCGTCAAGGCAACATTGGTGCAGCCAAGTTGGCCCTTGAGAAGAATGGCTTTGCCCTCCCTCTTTACTCTGATTCTTCCAAGGTTGCTTATGTCCTTCAAG GGGCTGGTGTTGCTGGGATTATTCTCCCTGAATCAGAGGAGAAAGTGATTGCAATCAAGAAGGGTGATGCAATTGCTCTTCCATTTGGTGTCATCACCTGGTGGTACAACAAGGAGGACACTGAATTGGTGGTCCTTTTCATGGGGGATACCTCAAAAGGCCACAAACCAGGCCAGTTCACTGATTTCTTCTTGACAGGTGCCAACGGCATCTTTACTGGCTTCACAACTGATTTTGTGAAGAGGGCATGGGATGTGGATGATGACACTGCCACGGCCCTAATTGGTAACCAAAAGGGCAAAGGCATTGTCAAGCTTGATGCCAATTTCAAGATGCCTGAACCCAAGCCCGATCACCGCAAAGGAATGGCCTTGAACTGTGAAGAAGCTCCGTTGGACACCGACATCAAGAATGCCGGCAACGTCGTGCTCTTGAACACTAAAAACCTCCCTTTGGTCGGCCAGGTGGGTATGGGGGCCGATCTCGTCAGGCTGGAAGGTAATGCAATGTGCTCCCCTGGCTTTTCTTGTGATTCAGCCTTGCAGGTTACATACATAGTCAAAGGCAGTGGTCGTCTCCAAGTGGTGGGCGTCGACGGCAAAAGGGTCCTGGAAACCATCGTGAAAGCCGGCAATCTGTTGATTGTGCCAAGGTTCTTTGTTGTTTCAAAGATTGCTGATCCAGATGGTTTGTCATGGTTCTCAATCATCACCACCCCAAA CCCTATGTTCACCCACTTGGCTGGAAGCATTGGGGCATGGAAGGCGATATCACCTGAAGTTCTTCAAGCAGCATTCAAGGTTCCTGCTGAGACAGAGAAGCTTTTCCGTTCCAAGAGGACCAATGATGCCATCTTCTTCCCACCACCAAAATGA
- the LOC107963929 gene encoding UDP-galactose/UDP-glucose transporter 5 isoform X4, whose translation MRVPYGVNKEYFKYSLFLVFCNRITTSAVSAGSLVASKKALDPVAPVYKYCLVSVTNILTTTCQYEALKYVSFPVQTLAKCAKMIPVMIWGTFIMQKKYKGFDYLVAFLVTLGCSIFILFPAGTDFSPYGKGRENTVWGISLMVGYLGFDGFTSTFQDKLFKGYDMEIHNQIFYTTLCSCVLSLTGLIFQGHLLLAVDFVYRHNDCFLDIVLLSTVATASQFFISYTIRTFGALTFAAIMTTRQLVSIMLSCIWFGHPLSWEQWIGAIIVFGSLYSKTFWKKVSPAPTPPQQTENGSSSPLKGIP comes from the exons ATGAGAGTTCCTTATGGGGTAAACAAAGAATATTTTAAGTACTCGTTATTTCTTGTTTTCTGCAACCGCATCACAACATCTGCGGTCTCTGCTGGTTCTTTAGTG GCAAGTAAGAAGGCATTGGATCCCGTTGCTCCAGTCTATAAGTACTGCCTTGTATCAGTAACAAACATCCTAACCACAACATGTCAATATGAG GCCCTCAAGTATGTAAGCTTTCCGGTTCAGACTCTTGCTAAGTGTGCAAAAATGATACCTGTTATG ATTTGGGGCACTTTCATCATGCAGAAGAAATATAAGGGTTTTGACTATTTGGTGGCTTTTCTGGTGACCCTAGGTTGTTCGATATTTATCCTATTTCCG GCAGGAACTGATTTTAGTCCATATGGCAAAGGAAGAGAAAATACTGTTTGGGGCATTTCTCTGATGGTTGGTTATCTTGG GTTTGATGGCTTTACAAGCACATTCCAAGATAAATTATTCAAAGGCTATGATATGGAAATACACAATCAGATATTCTACACGACATTGTGTTCTTGCGTTCTCAGCTTGACAG GTCTTATATTTCAGGGACATTTACTGCTAGCTGTAGATTTTGTTTATCGCCACAATGATTGTTTTCTTGATATTGTATTACTCTCAACT GTAGCAACAGCCAGTCAATTTTTCATTTCTTACACGATTCGTACATTTGGTGCTCTCACATTTGCTGCCATAATGACCACGAGACAG CTGGTGAGCATCATGCTGTCATGCATTTGGTTCGGCCATCCCCTTAGCTGGGAACAGTGGATTGGGGCG ATCATCGTGTTTGGCTCCTTGTACTCCAAAACCTTCTGGAAGAAAGTGTCACCAGCTCCCACTCCTCCACAACAAACAGAAAATGGATCTTCGAGTCCTTTGAAAGGGATCCCTTAA
- the LOC107963929 gene encoding UDP-galactose/UDP-glucose transporter 5B isoform X1: protein MVLGDQSHKYDPSCAEWAMAEPLPTEDGVKENKLWKGVFAVSGILITLVIYGVLQEKIMRVPYGVNKEYFKYSLFLVFCNRITTSAVSAGSLVASKKALDPVAPVYKYCLVSVTNILTTTCQYEALKYVSFPVQTLAKCAKMIPVMIWGTFIMQKKYKGFDYLVAFLVTLGCSIFILFPAGTDFSPYGKGRENTVWGISLMVGYLGFDGFTSTFQDKLFKGYDMEIHNQIFYTTLCSCVLSLTGLIFQGHLLLAVDFVYRHNDCFLDIVLLSTVATASQFFISYTIRTFGALTFAAIMTTRQLVSIMLSCIWFGHPLSWEQWIGAIIVFGSLYSKTFWKKVSPAPTPPQQTENGSSSPLKGIP, encoded by the exons ATGGTCCTTGGAGATCAGAGCCATAAATATGACCCATCTTG TGCTGAATGGGCTATGGCCGAACCACTGCCGACGGAGGATGGGGTGAAGGAGAACAAATTATGGAAAGGGGTCTTTGCTGTCAGTGGAATCTTGATTACTCTTGTCATCTATGGGGTTTTACAG GAAAAGATCATGAGAGTTCCTTATGGGGTAAACAAAGAATATTTTAAGTACTCGTTATTTCTTGTTTTCTGCAACCGCATCACAACATCTGCGGTCTCTGCTGGTTCTTTAGTG GCAAGTAAGAAGGCATTGGATCCCGTTGCTCCAGTCTATAAGTACTGCCTTGTATCAGTAACAAACATCCTAACCACAACATGTCAATATGAG GCCCTCAAGTATGTAAGCTTTCCGGTTCAGACTCTTGCTAAGTGTGCAAAAATGATACCTGTTATG ATTTGGGGCACTTTCATCATGCAGAAGAAATATAAGGGTTTTGACTATTTGGTGGCTTTTCTGGTGACCCTAGGTTGTTCGATATTTATCCTATTTCCG GCAGGAACTGATTTTAGTCCATATGGCAAAGGAAGAGAAAATACTGTTTGGGGCATTTCTCTGATGGTTGGTTATCTTGG GTTTGATGGCTTTACAAGCACATTCCAAGATAAATTATTCAAAGGCTATGATATGGAAATACACAATCAGATATTCTACACGACATTGTGTTCTTGCGTTCTCAGCTTGACAG GTCTTATATTTCAGGGACATTTACTGCTAGCTGTAGATTTTGTTTATCGCCACAATGATTGTTTTCTTGATATTGTATTACTCTCAACT GTAGCAACAGCCAGTCAATTTTTCATTTCTTACACGATTCGTACATTTGGTGCTCTCACATTTGCTGCCATAATGACCACGAGACAG CTGGTGAGCATCATGCTGTCATGCATTTGGTTCGGCCATCCCCTTAGCTGGGAACAGTGGATTGGGGCG ATCATCGTGTTTGGCTCCTTGTACTCCAAAACCTTCTGGAAGAAAGTGTCACCAGCTCCCACTCCTCCACAACAAACAGAAAATGGATCTTCGAGTCCTTTGAAAGGGATCCCTTAA
- the LOC107963929 gene encoding UDP-galactose/UDP-glucose transporter 5B isoform X2 yields MSHCANSSAEWAMAEPLPTEDGVKENKLWKGVFAVSGILITLVIYGVLQEKIMRVPYGVNKEYFKYSLFLVFCNRITTSAVSAGSLVASKKALDPVAPVYKYCLVSVTNILTTTCQYEALKYVSFPVQTLAKCAKMIPVMIWGTFIMQKKYKGFDYLVAFLVTLGCSIFILFPAGTDFSPYGKGRENTVWGISLMVGYLGFDGFTSTFQDKLFKGYDMEIHNQIFYTTLCSCVLSLTGLIFQGHLLLAVDFVYRHNDCFLDIVLLSTVATASQFFISYTIRTFGALTFAAIMTTRQLVSIMLSCIWFGHPLSWEQWIGAIIVFGSLYSKTFWKKVSPAPTPPQQTENGSSSPLKGIP; encoded by the exons ATGAGCCACTGTGCGAACTCCAG TGCTGAATGGGCTATGGCCGAACCACTGCCGACGGAGGATGGGGTGAAGGAGAACAAATTATGGAAAGGGGTCTTTGCTGTCAGTGGAATCTTGATTACTCTTGTCATCTATGGGGTTTTACAG GAAAAGATCATGAGAGTTCCTTATGGGGTAAACAAAGAATATTTTAAGTACTCGTTATTTCTTGTTTTCTGCAACCGCATCACAACATCTGCGGTCTCTGCTGGTTCTTTAGTG GCAAGTAAGAAGGCATTGGATCCCGTTGCTCCAGTCTATAAGTACTGCCTTGTATCAGTAACAAACATCCTAACCACAACATGTCAATATGAG GCCCTCAAGTATGTAAGCTTTCCGGTTCAGACTCTTGCTAAGTGTGCAAAAATGATACCTGTTATG ATTTGGGGCACTTTCATCATGCAGAAGAAATATAAGGGTTTTGACTATTTGGTGGCTTTTCTGGTGACCCTAGGTTGTTCGATATTTATCCTATTTCCG GCAGGAACTGATTTTAGTCCATATGGCAAAGGAAGAGAAAATACTGTTTGGGGCATTTCTCTGATGGTTGGTTATCTTGG GTTTGATGGCTTTACAAGCACATTCCAAGATAAATTATTCAAAGGCTATGATATGGAAATACACAATCAGATATTCTACACGACATTGTGTTCTTGCGTTCTCAGCTTGACAG GTCTTATATTTCAGGGACATTTACTGCTAGCTGTAGATTTTGTTTATCGCCACAATGATTGTTTTCTTGATATTGTATTACTCTCAACT GTAGCAACAGCCAGTCAATTTTTCATTTCTTACACGATTCGTACATTTGGTGCTCTCACATTTGCTGCCATAATGACCACGAGACAG CTGGTGAGCATCATGCTGTCATGCATTTGGTTCGGCCATCCCCTTAGCTGGGAACAGTGGATTGGGGCG ATCATCGTGTTTGGCTCCTTGTACTCCAAAACCTTCTGGAAGAAAGTGTCACCAGCTCCCACTCCTCCACAACAAACAGAAAATGGATCTTCGAGTCCTTTGAAAGGGATCCCTTAA
- the LOC107963929 gene encoding UDP-galactose/UDP-glucose transporter 5B isoform X3: MAEPLPTEDGVKENKLWKGVFAVSGILITLVIYGVLQEKIMRVPYGVNKEYFKYSLFLVFCNRITTSAVSAGSLVASKKALDPVAPVYKYCLVSVTNILTTTCQYEALKYVSFPVQTLAKCAKMIPVMIWGTFIMQKKYKGFDYLVAFLVTLGCSIFILFPAGTDFSPYGKGRENTVWGISLMVGYLGFDGFTSTFQDKLFKGYDMEIHNQIFYTTLCSCVLSLTGLIFQGHLLLAVDFVYRHNDCFLDIVLLSTVATASQFFISYTIRTFGALTFAAIMTTRQLVSIMLSCIWFGHPLSWEQWIGAIIVFGSLYSKTFWKKVSPAPTPPQQTENGSSSPLKGIP; this comes from the exons ATGGCCGAACCACTGCCGACGGAGGATGGGGTGAAGGAGAACAAATTATGGAAAGGGGTCTTTGCTGTCAGTGGAATCTTGATTACTCTTGTCATCTATGGGGTTTTACAG GAAAAGATCATGAGAGTTCCTTATGGGGTAAACAAAGAATATTTTAAGTACTCGTTATTTCTTGTTTTCTGCAACCGCATCACAACATCTGCGGTCTCTGCTGGTTCTTTAGTG GCAAGTAAGAAGGCATTGGATCCCGTTGCTCCAGTCTATAAGTACTGCCTTGTATCAGTAACAAACATCCTAACCACAACATGTCAATATGAG GCCCTCAAGTATGTAAGCTTTCCGGTTCAGACTCTTGCTAAGTGTGCAAAAATGATACCTGTTATG ATTTGGGGCACTTTCATCATGCAGAAGAAATATAAGGGTTTTGACTATTTGGTGGCTTTTCTGGTGACCCTAGGTTGTTCGATATTTATCCTATTTCCG GCAGGAACTGATTTTAGTCCATATGGCAAAGGAAGAGAAAATACTGTTTGGGGCATTTCTCTGATGGTTGGTTATCTTGG GTTTGATGGCTTTACAAGCACATTCCAAGATAAATTATTCAAAGGCTATGATATGGAAATACACAATCAGATATTCTACACGACATTGTGTTCTTGCGTTCTCAGCTTGACAG GTCTTATATTTCAGGGACATTTACTGCTAGCTGTAGATTTTGTTTATCGCCACAATGATTGTTTTCTTGATATTGTATTACTCTCAACT GTAGCAACAGCCAGTCAATTTTTCATTTCTTACACGATTCGTACATTTGGTGCTCTCACATTTGCTGCCATAATGACCACGAGACAG CTGGTGAGCATCATGCTGTCATGCATTTGGTTCGGCCATCCCCTTAGCTGGGAACAGTGGATTGGGGCG ATCATCGTGTTTGGCTCCTTGTACTCCAAAACCTTCTGGAAGAAAGTGTCACCAGCTCCCACTCCTCCACAACAAACAGAAAATGGATCTTCGAGTCCTTTGAAAGGGATCCCTTAA